In the Bacillus sp. HSf4 genome, TTTATAATAAATAGTTGCATATGGACCGTCTTTCTAGTATCATATTGTCTGTAGCTTTAAAAACCGTTCACTTGGCAAATCGAATCACCGGCGTTTGCTAGGTAAACGGGGCTAATATTATATGGAGGTGAAACAGGATGGCAATTACTCAAGAGCGTAAAAACCAACTCATCAGCGAGTTCAAAACACACGAATCTGACACGGGATCACCGGAAGTTCAGATCGCTATCCTAACAGATCAAATCAACAACTTGAACGAGCATTTGCGCGTTCACAAGAAAGACCATCACTCACGTCGCGGTCTTCTTAAAATGGTAGGTAAACGTCGTAATCTTCTTACGTATCTTCGTAACAAAGACGTAACTCGTTACCGTGAGTTGATCAACAAGCTAGGATTACGTCGATAATCGTAAAAAGCGGGAGGATTCCCGCTTTTTTATCGTATAAGA is a window encoding:
- the rpsO gene encoding 30S ribosomal protein S15 — translated: MAITQERKNQLISEFKTHESDTGSPEVQIAILTDQINNLNEHLRVHKKDHHSRRGLLKMVGKRRNLLTYLRNKDVTRYRELINKLGLRR